One region of Chelonoidis abingdonii isolate Lonesome George chromosome 14, CheloAbing_2.0, whole genome shotgun sequence genomic DNA includes:
- the LOC116817381 gene encoding LOW QUALITY PROTEIN: adenosine deaminase-like (The sequence of the model RefSeq protein was modified relative to this genomic sequence to represent the inferred CDS: inserted 1 base in 1 codon; deleted 2 bases in 1 codon), with protein MEQGASVFDLPKVELHVHLDGAIKPETILYFGKKRGIPLLGDTVEDLLEHISYSEPLTLTQFLEKFALYMPAIAGDRDAVRRIAYEFVEMKAKEGVIYVEVRYSPHLLANCKVHPIPWDQEDFLPAGRLTPDEVVHLVNXGLQDGERDFNIKSQVYLCCMRHMPSWSLEVVELCKKYQNNTVVAIDLAGDELVSETFPEHRKAYEEAERCGIHRTVHAGEVGPPSVIKEAINVLKTERIGHGYHVLKDPALYRELLSKKMHFETCPWSSILTGACDPDFRKHPIIQFRKDKANYSLNTDDPLIFNSSIETDYKIAKQSLDFTEKEFKRVNINAAQSSFLPEKEKKKLLSELYEAYKMVPNNPS; from the exons gtagAACTTCATGTCCACCTGGATGGCGCTATTAAGCCAGAAACAATCTTATACTTTGGCAA GAAAAGAGGAATTCCGCTCCTTGGTGACACTGTTGAAGACCTCTTGGAGCACATCAGTTACTCGGAGCCACTCACTCTCACCCAGTTTCTAGAAAAGTTTGCTCTCTACATGCCTGCCATTGC GGGGGACCGTGATGCTGTGAGAAGAATAGCCTATGAGTTTGTagaaatgaaagcaaaagaaGGTGTCATCTATGTTGAGGTCAGGTACAGCCCTCATCTCCTAGCCAACTGCAAAGTTCATCCTATTCCATGGGACCAAGAAGA TTTTCTTCCTGCAGGGCGACTCACTCCGGATGAAGTGGTTCACCTCGTTA CAGGATTACAGGATGGAGAAAGGGATTTCAACATCAAAAGCCAGGTCTAT CTATGCTGCATGCGCCATATGCCAA GCTGGTCATTGGAGGTGGTGGAGCTGTGTAAGAAATACCAGAACAATACGGTGGTAGCTATAGacctggctggggatgagttGGTGTCCGAGACCTTCCCAGAGCATAGGAAGGCTTATGAG GAAGCTGAAAGATGTGGCATTCATCGCACTGTCCATGCTGGGGAGGTTGGGCCACCCTCTGTCATCAAGGAG GCAATCAATGTCCTGAAGACAGAACGGATCGGCCACGGCTACCATGTCCTGAAAGACCCAGCCCTTTATAGGGAGCTGTTGAGCAAGAAGATGCATTTTGAG ACCTGTCCTTGGTCCAGTATCCTCACCGGAGCATGTGATCCAGACTTTAGGAAACACCCAATAATTCA GTTTAGGAAAGATAAAGCCAATTACTCCCTGAACACTGATGACCCACTCATTTTTAACTCTTCAATTGAGACTGATTACAAAATAGCTAAGCAGTCCCTGGACTTCACTGAAAAGGAGTTCAAGAGAGTG aACATCAATGCAGCTCAGTCCAGCTTCTTgcctgagaaagaaaagaagaagctTCTCAGTGAACTGTATGAAGCCTACAAGATGGTCCCAAACAACCCATCCTAA